A single Bifidobacterium asteroides DNA region contains:
- a CDS encoding ABC transporter permease → MKARKQSRTRALPPTLTLLALLIIWELAARLGGVSEQALPAPSRILVATVQSREDLLPATAITALEGLLGFLLASVLGIVIGLALYSWRTLHDALYPLIAGAQMIPLITIAPLFVIWFGFEPLGKVVIVAVFALFPIVVQTYRGLKSVPRFYQDVALNCGATRTWTLWHVKLRVAAGQIFGGLRISAAYVFATAATSEYLGARNGLGIWLQSAFNSFRTPLIFSATLVIILLTALLLALITLIERLLLGDAGDDHMVNPDDE, encoded by the coding sequence ATGAAGGCACGCAAGCAGAGCAGAACCCGGGCGCTGCCTCCGACCCTCACCCTGCTGGCGCTCTTGATCATCTGGGAGCTGGCAGCCCGCCTGGGCGGAGTCAGCGAACAGGCCCTGCCGGCACCCAGTCGAATCCTGGTTGCCACAGTGCAGTCCCGAGAGGATCTGCTGCCCGCCACCGCCATCACCGCCCTTGAGGGTCTGCTGGGCTTCCTCCTGGCCTCGGTCCTGGGGATAGTGATCGGTCTGGCACTCTACAGCTGGCGCACCCTGCATGATGCCCTCTACCCTCTGATCGCCGGCGCTCAGATGATCCCGCTGATCACCATCGCCCCCCTGTTCGTGATCTGGTTCGGATTCGAGCCACTGGGCAAGGTAGTCATCGTGGCCGTCTTCGCCCTCTTCCCCATCGTGGTCCAGACCTACCGGGGCCTCAAGTCCGTGCCCCGCTTCTATCAGGACGTGGCCCTGAACTGCGGGGCGACTCGGACCTGGACCCTCTGGCACGTCAAGCTTCGGGTGGCCGCAGGACAGATCTTCGGCGGCCTGCGCATCAGCGCCGCCTATGTCTTCGCCACAGCGGCCACCTCAGAGTATCTAGGCGCCAGAAACGGCCTGGGCATATGGCTGCAGTCGGCCTTCAATTCCTTCAGAACACCGCTGATCTTTTCGGCCACCTTGGTCATCATCCTGCTGACCGCCCTCCTGCTGGCCCTGATCACCCTGATCGAGCGCCTCCTGCTGGGCGATGCAGGCGATGATCACATGGTCAATCCAGACGACGAATGA
- a CDS encoding ABC transporter substrate-binding protein: MAATSAACGAKGADDKADDGSKLSFMLDWTPNTNHVGIYVARHLGYFDKAGLKLTILPTAQAGAETSVQNGVADVGFSKLSNLATFNSQGADLRQVFNIGQHSVARWCSLASRTDIQTPKDFDGKTFVSFGSAEQTAVVKQMIRYAGGKGDFKRVTSGTNTFATLTSGKGDFAGFYANWEGVESELKGPALHCFTQADWGVPGNPDQLGFVAKNSWLQQAGHRRALTAFVKACLKGYDYALSHPDQAADILVQETKGSAIDPTLAKRSMESIVKEGYWVDSPNQKSISGLINVKDAQDYLDFQFKAGTYRDAKKGDPNKAPQATDLWTDRYVREAAGR, from the coding sequence ATGGCAGCCACGAGCGCAGCCTGCGGGGCCAAGGGGGCAGACGACAAGGCCGATGACGGCTCCAAACTGTCCTTCATGCTGGATTGGACGCCCAACACCAATCATGTGGGCATCTATGTCGCCCGGCATCTGGGCTACTTCGACAAGGCCGGCCTGAAGCTGACCATCCTGCCCACGGCCCAGGCAGGAGCCGAGACCTCCGTTCAGAACGGGGTCGCCGACGTAGGCTTCTCCAAGCTGAGCAACCTGGCCACCTTCAACTCCCAGGGAGCCGACCTTCGGCAGGTCTTCAACATAGGCCAGCATTCCGTGGCGCGCTGGTGCTCGCTGGCCTCGCGCACCGACATCCAGACCCCCAAGGACTTCGACGGCAAGACCTTCGTCAGCTTCGGATCGGCCGAACAGACGGCCGTGGTCAAGCAGATGATCCGCTATGCAGGCGGCAAGGGCGACTTCAAGCGGGTGACCAGCGGCACCAACACCTTCGCCACCCTGACCAGCGGCAAGGGCGACTTCGCCGGTTTCTACGCCAATTGGGAGGGGGTGGAGAGCGAGCTCAAGGGCCCGGCCCTGCACTGCTTCACCCAGGCCGACTGGGGAGTGCCCGGCAACCCCGACCAGCTGGGCTTCGTGGCCAAGAATTCCTGGCTGCAGCAGGCCGGCCACCGTCGCGCCCTGACGGCATTCGTCAAGGCCTGTCTGAAGGGATACGACTACGCCCTGAGCCATCCCGACCAGGCGGCGGACATCCTGGTCCAGGAGACCAAGGGGTCGGCCATCGACCCGACCCTGGCCAAGCGCTCCATGGAGAGCATCGTCAAGGAGGGGTACTGGGTTGACAGTCCAAATCAAAAGAGCATCAGCGGACTGATCAATGTCAAGGATGCCCAGGACTATCTGGACTTTCAGTTCAAGGCAGGCACTTACCGGGACGCTAAGAAGGGCGATCCCAACAAGGCTCCTCAGGCCACGGACCTGTGGACCGATCGCTACGTTCGGGAGGCAGCCGGTCGATGA
- a CDS encoding LacI family DNA-binding transcriptional regulator: MSVTISDVAKQAGMSVSTVSQALNDKGRISPPTKDRVRRAAMELGYIPDSRARSMRSSRSHAVGLLVPDIRNPYFSELVYAVQDQLYSAGYAPLIGVSSCQSSRREDYYRILLSRHMDGVLVVPDGPTSPMLRTMLAREFPVVFVDRPDRTLPGVPLVDSDPVPGLEAAMDALAARGCRRVAFVPGPESRSYTFREREQAFLDCVDVRQGLTGLVVRQGFEDRPRAAATMRGLLGQGVDAVIFGYSADAIKAVAMEWDGDLRSRVPMVSFDDLEVFQLISPQVSVISQQVDRMGRQGVDMLLSMIEPGRQAPEGMGVDRRLRTQTLFVPRGLLA, from the coding sequence ATGTCGGTGACCATCAGTGATGTGGCCAAGCAGGCGGGCATGTCCGTGTCCACGGTCTCCCAGGCGCTCAACGACAAGGGACGCATTTCGCCGCCCACCAAGGACAGGGTCCGCAGGGCGGCCATGGAGCTGGGCTACATCCCCGACAGCCGTGCCCGCTCCATGCGTTCCTCGCGCTCGCATGCCGTTGGCCTGCTGGTTCCCGATATCCGCAATCCTTATTTCTCTGAGCTGGTCTACGCCGTCCAGGACCAGCTCTACTCGGCAGGCTACGCGCCCTTGATCGGCGTGTCCTCTTGCCAATCCAGCAGGCGGGAGGACTATTACCGCATCCTTCTGTCTCGGCATATGGACGGTGTTTTGGTCGTGCCTGACGGGCCCACCTCACCCATGTTGCGCACCATGTTGGCAAGGGAATTCCCTGTGGTTTTCGTGGATCGTCCCGACCGGACCCTGCCCGGTGTCCCTTTGGTGGATTCCGATCCTGTGCCCGGCTTGGAGGCGGCCATGGACGCTCTGGCAGCCAGGGGATGCAGACGAGTGGCCTTTGTCCCGGGCCCGGAGAGCCGCTCCTATACTTTTCGCGAGCGTGAGCAGGCTTTTCTGGACTGCGTAGATGTCCGTCAGGGGCTGACAGGATTGGTGGTCCGCCAGGGGTTTGAGGATCGTCCCCGGGCGGCTGCGACCATGCGCGGCCTGCTTGGCCAAGGGGTTGACGCTGTCATCTTCGGATACTCGGCTGATGCCATCAAGGCCGTCGCCATGGAGTGGGACGGCGATCTGCGCTCGCGCGTGCCCATGGTCTCCTTCGACGACTTGGAGGTTTTTCAACTGATCAGCCCCCAGGTGTCGGTCATCTCCCAGCAGGTGGATCGCATGGGCCGTCAGGGCGTTGATATGCTCCTATCCATGATCGAGCCGGGGCGGCAGGCTCCGGAGGGCATGGGCGTGGATCGCCGTCTGCGCACCCAAACCCTTTTCGTGCCCAGGGGTCTGCTGGCCTAG
- the nrdD gene encoding anaerobic ribonucleoside-triphosphate reductase, translated as MTDSVKERGISDRDAVDGILVEKRDGRIVDFDPVNIMNAIEAAFKDVKHEVSPEDRQQIRGMALTVQSEITDRYTNPVKIEDIQTLVEHALVNAHLYEIARSYTSYRLDRDIQRAKATDVNEAVHRLTSKDETLVRENANKDANVYATQRDLLAGAVSKASAFAMLPKDVSNAHMKGDIHFHDADYSPFTAETNCSLPDFGDMLAHGFELGNAMMDSPKSIGTAATQITQIIKDIAGSQYGGQTVNRCDEMLDKYARLDYKKNYSMAEAVLPDEEPIDVAKDVVRGLKAREADWLHLDDRAPIGEDAPFDLDAPQIVRLRQVYAKILTRKNIYDAMQTMEYQINSNRVSNGQTPFVTVGFGLGTSWFAREIQRAIFLIRIRGLGKDRHTAIFPKLVFTIKHGLNADEGDPNYDMKQLALECSTKRMYPDVVFYENLIKITGSFKAPMGCRSFLQAWTNPETGEDEEDGRMNLGVVTVNIPRIALESRGDKDRFWKIFDQRMEVAHHALQFRIMRCKQATPINAPTLYQYGAFGRLKPTDSVDTLFRNSRATVSLGYIGLYEATSVFYGKDWMKDHSWDPEGKEFALSIVRRMNQLCKQWEKAEGYHYSVYSTPAESLTDRFARMDKEKFGVVDGVTDHDFYTNSFHYPVWLRPTPMEKLSYERDFPYLASGGFINYCEFPSMQQNPKALEAVWDYAYDIGIGYLGTNTPIDHCFVCGYEGDFEPTEEGFKCPECGNDDPDKCNVTKRTCGYLGNPVQRPMVHGRHEEIAHRVKHMEGETGHVVLKDGSTKEWFDDKAE; from the coding sequence ATGACCGATAGCGTGAAGGAGCGTGGCATTTCGGATCGCGATGCTGTCGATGGCATTCTGGTCGAGAAGCGCGACGGCCGGATCGTCGATTTTGATCCCGTCAACATCATGAATGCCATCGAAGCCGCCTTCAAGGATGTCAAGCACGAGGTCAGCCCTGAGGATCGCCAGCAGATCCGGGGCATGGCCCTGACCGTCCAGTCCGAGATCACCGATCGCTACACCAACCCGGTCAAGATCGAGGACATCCAGACCCTGGTCGAGCATGCCCTGGTCAATGCCCATCTTTACGAGATCGCTCGCTCCTATACCTCCTACCGTCTTGACCGTGACATTCAGCGGGCCAAGGCCACTGATGTCAACGAGGCTGTTCACCGTCTGACCAGCAAGGACGAGACCCTGGTGCGCGAGAACGCCAACAAGGACGCCAACGTCTACGCCACTCAGCGCGACCTGCTGGCTGGCGCGGTCTCCAAGGCCTCGGCCTTCGCCATGCTGCCCAAGGATGTCTCCAACGCCCATATGAAGGGCGACATCCACTTCCACGACGCGGACTACTCGCCCTTTACGGCCGAGACCAACTGCTCCCTGCCTGACTTCGGCGACATGCTGGCCCACGGCTTCGAGCTGGGCAACGCCATGATGGACTCGCCCAAGTCCATCGGCACGGCCGCCACGCAGATCACCCAGATCATCAAGGACATCGCCGGCTCCCAGTACGGTGGCCAGACCGTCAACCGCTGCGACGAGATGCTGGACAAGTACGCTCGTCTGGACTACAAGAAGAACTATTCCATGGCTGAGGCTGTCCTGCCGGACGAGGAGCCCATCGACGTGGCCAAGGATGTCGTCCGCGGCCTCAAGGCTCGGGAGGCTGACTGGCTCCACCTGGACGATCGTGCTCCCATCGGCGAGGATGCCCCCTTCGATCTGGACGCTCCCCAGATTGTTCGGCTGCGTCAGGTCTATGCCAAGATCCTGACCCGCAAGAACATCTATGATGCCATGCAGACCATGGAGTACCAGATCAACTCCAACCGTGTCAGCAATGGCCAGACCCCCTTTGTCACAGTGGGCTTCGGCCTGGGCACCTCCTGGTTCGCCCGGGAGATTCAGCGCGCTATCTTCCTGATTCGCATCCGTGGTCTTGGCAAGGACCGCCACACGGCCATCTTCCCCAAGCTGGTCTTCACCATCAAGCATGGGCTGAACGCCGACGAGGGTGATCCCAACTACGACATGAAGCAGCTGGCCCTGGAGTGCTCCACCAAGCGTATGTACCCCGATGTGGTCTTCTATGAGAACCTGATCAAGATCACCGGTTCCTTCAAGGCCCCCATGGGCTGCCGCTCCTTCCTCCAGGCCTGGACCAACCCGGAGACCGGGGAGGACGAAGAGGACGGCCGCATGAACCTGGGCGTAGTCACCGTCAACATCCCGCGTATCGCCCTGGAATCCCGCGGCGACAAGGATCGTTTCTGGAAGATCTTCGACCAGCGCATGGAGGTGGCCCATCACGCTCTGCAGTTCCGCATCATGCGCTGCAAGCAGGCCACGCCCATCAACGCCCCGACCCTCTACCAATACGGCGCCTTCGGCAGGCTGAAGCCGACCGACAGCGTGGACACCCTCTTCCGCAACAGCCGTGCCACTGTTTCCTTGGGTTACATCGGTCTCTATGAGGCCACCAGCGTCTTCTACGGCAAGGACTGGATGAAGGACCACTCCTGGGATCCGGAGGGCAAGGAATTCGCCCTGAGCATCGTGCGCCGGATGAATCAGCTCTGCAAGCAGTGGGAGAAGGCTGAGGGATACCACTACTCGGTCTACTCCACCCCGGCCGAGTCGCTGACCGACCGCTTCGCCCGGATGGACAAGGAGAAGTTCGGCGTTGTCGACGGCGTGACCGACCACGACTTCTACACCAACAGCTTCCACTACCCGGTCTGGCTGCGGCCCACGCCCATGGAGAAGCTCAGCTACGAGCGGGACTTCCCTTACCTGGCCTCGGGCGGGTTCATCAACTACTGCGAGTTCCCCTCCATGCAGCAGAACCCCAAGGCCCTGGAAGCGGTCTGGGATTACGCCTACGACATCGGCATCGGCTACTTGGGCACCAACACGCCCATCGATCACTGCTTCGTCTGCGGCTACGAGGGTGACTTCGAACCCACCGAGGAGGGCTTCAAGTGCCCCGAGTGCGGCAATGACGACCCTGACAAGTGCAACGTGACCAAGCGCACTTGCGGCTACCTGGGCAACCCCGTCCAGCGGCCCATGGTCCACGGCAGGCACGAGGAGATCGCCCACCGCGTCAAGCACATGGAGGGCGAGACCGGCCACGTGGTCCTCAAGGATGGATCCACCAAGGAGTGGTTCGACGACAAGGCCGAATAA
- the nrdG gene encoding anaerobic ribonucleoside-triphosphate reductase activating protein, with amino-acid sequence MTDKQAVMKKTGGHRDFAADEQGRGPGVPSALTNNPKAGQWDGRRLSRGIVADYKRLVMTDGEGIRCSLYVSGCPFRCQGCYNASIWDFGAGHPYTQQLEDRIIKDLSLSYVQGITYLGGEPLLNTPMLLGLSERIRREFGHEKDIWCWTGYTWEELNRPGETPDKAQLISYLDVLVDGRYLENRKNSLLQFRGSDNQRIIDVPRSLEQGQVVIWPKLHDQTRFIPETYSKDRQQEQQRG; translated from the coding sequence ATGACGGACAAACAGGCAGTCATGAAAAAGACGGGCGGCCACCGTGACTTCGCAGCTGATGAGCAGGGGCGCGGTCCGGGGGTTCCCTCTGCACTGACCAACAATCCCAAGGCCGGCCAGTGGGACGGTCGCCGGCTCAGTCGGGGAATCGTGGCGGACTACAAGCGTCTGGTCATGACCGACGGCGAGGGGATCCGCTGCTCCCTCTACGTCAGCGGATGCCCCTTCCGCTGCCAGGGGTGCTACAACGCCTCCATATGGGACTTCGGCGCCGGGCACCCCTATACCCAGCAGCTTGAAGACCGCATCATCAAGGACCTGTCGCTGTCCTATGTGCAGGGCATCACCTACCTGGGCGGGGAGCCCCTGCTCAACACCCCCATGCTGCTGGGCCTTTCGGAGCGGATTCGGCGCGAGTTCGGCCACGAGAAGGATATCTGGTGCTGGACCGGCTACACCTGGGAGGAGCTGAACCGGCCGGGGGAGACCCCGGACAAGGCCCAGCTGATCTCCTACCTTGACGTGCTGGTGGACGGACGCTACTTGGAGAATCGGAAGAACAGCCTGCTCCAGTTCCGAGGCTCGGACAACCAGCGGATCATCGACGTGCCACGGTCCTTGGAACAGGGCCAGGTAGTCATCTGGCCCAAGCTGCACGACCAGACCAGGTTCATTCCCGAGACCTACAGCAAGGACCGTCAGCAGGAGCAGCAGCGGGGCTGA